In Microcaecilia unicolor chromosome 1, aMicUni1.1, whole genome shotgun sequence, the following are encoded in one genomic region:
- the LOC115474067 gene encoding putative nuclease HARBI1 codes for MSDRKIVDDYRLSRTAIYELYQEIRADLDPTTARSHAVPGLVKLLIVLQFFATGTFQHVLGRNSGVDQSTVSRHLTQVLRALKKCVRKHIAFPRGEEERRRIKQDFYKIAGMPNVLGVLTAHMLPSPRL; via the exons ATGTCAGACAGGAAAATAGTAGATGACTACCGCTTATCCAGAACGGCTATATATGAGCTGTACCAGGAAATACGTGCTGATCTTGACCCAACCACTGCAAGATCTCATGCAGTACCTGGGCTGGTGAAGCTGCTGATTGTTCTTCAGTTCTTTGCCACAGGGACATTCCAGCATGTATTAGGGCGTAACAGCGGCGTGGACCAGTCTACTGTTTCAAGACATCTAACACAG GTGCTGCGCGCCCTGAAAAAATGTGTTCGCAAGCACATTGCATTTCCTAGGGGGGAAGAGGAGCGGAGGAGGATCAAGCAGGACTTTTACAAGATTGCTGGCATGCCCAATGTCCTGGGGgttttgactgcacacatgttgccttCACCCCGCCTGTGA